The Polynucleobacter sp. VK25 genome segment TACCGTCACGCGTAGAACTCAGCATCGCTTGGGCAAAGTGAAGGACCGTATGCATATTTTGGAAGGGCGCTTAACCGTTCTTCTCAATATTGATAAGGTCATTAAGATCATTCGCAATAGTGATGAGCCAAAGGCTGATCTGATCAAAGAGTTCAAGCTCAGCGATCGCCAAGCGGAAGACATTCTGGATATTCGTTTGCGTCAGTTGGCTCGCCTGGAAGGCATCAAGATTGAGCAAGAGCTTAAAGAGCTCAAAGCAGAGCGTGATGACTTGGATGGTTTATTGCAGAGTGATGCCGTCTTGCGTAAGCGCATCATTAAAGAAATCGAATCCGATATGAAGGATTTTGGAGATGATCGTCGCACCCTCATACAAGAAGACAAACGCGCTGTAGCTGAGACCAAGGTGATTGATGAGCCGGTTACAGTGATTGTTTCGCAAAAAGGCTGGGTACGTGTACGCCAAGGGCATGAGCACGACGCAACTCAGTTTGCTTTCAAGGCAGGCGATGCTTTGTATGCCACCTTTGAAGTGAGGACTGTAGACGTTATTCAAGGCTTTGGAAGTGATGGACGTGTGTACACCGTGCCCGTCAGCGAACTACCTGGCGCACGCGGTGACGGCTCGCCCTTGACGAGTTTTGTGAACTTGGCTGCTGGCTCACAAATGGTTGCTTACTACGCTGGCCAGCCCGATGATTTGGTATTGCTCTCGACTAAAGCAGGCTTTGGTTTCTTAGCCAATGTAGCCGACATGACTACGCGCAACAAGGCAGGTAAATCATTCTTGAGCATGGATGCCAAAGTTCCTGGTGATGCACCTTTGGGCGCTGCCAAGGTGAAGGTCGGCATGAAGCAAGTTGCTTGCTTATCTGAAGCCTCGAAGTTACTGGTCTTCCCATTGGATGAGTTAAAGCGTTTGCCAACGGGTGGTAAGGGCGTCATTCTGATGGGCTTGGATGATAAAGAGCACTTGGCGTCAGCTATCGCGGTTGGACCAGACGGCGCTACATATTCAGGTGCTGGCCGTGCTGGCAAGCCAACTGAACTCAGTTTGGATGCGAAAACCTTAAAATCATTTGCGCGTAACCGTGCACGCAAGGGTCACTTTGTTGAACCACGCTTGAAAGATGGCAAGTTAACAGCAAATTAACAACAAATTAATTGCGCATTAACTGCCCTATTTCTTTTTTGGAATACTCACGCCATATTTAACGGCAATCACTTCCGCCAGAATCGAAACAGCGATCTCTGGTGGGGTGAGGGCGCCAATGTAAAGCCCAACAGGGCCATGTAACTTCTCTACTTGCTCTTGAGAGACATCAAATTCTAGTAAGCGCTCTTTGCGTTTCTGAGTGTTCTTGCGGCTCCCCAGGGCGCCTACATAAAAGGCTGGAGACTTTAGAGCCTCCATCAGAGCCATATCATCTAGCTTGGGGTCATGCGTCAGGGCAACAACGGCTGTATGTGAATCAACACCGATCTCCAGCAAGACATCATCTGGCATACCCTTTGAGAAAGTAATATCAGAACGATTCAGGCCTTCTGCGTATTCTTCACGCGGATCAATCACAATCACTTCAAAGTCAGAGGCAAGCGCAAAATCTGCTGTATACAAGGAGAGTTGTCCTGCGCCAATGATGACCATGCGCCAACGTGGACCGTAAGTAGTTTGCATTGCTTCATCGGTGCAGGAAAATTCATCGCTACGGTCGCCTGGGCTGAGAGTGGACTTACCGGTAAGCAAGTTCACAGAGCGGCGGGTAATTTGATGGGATGAGATATTCGCGAGTAACTTTTCTAATACTGCTAATTCAGGTCTAGGCTCAACTAGTAGTCGCAAGGTGCCGCCGCAAGGTAGACCAAAGCGTGCCGCCTCTTGTTGCGTCACACCATAAACTACCATTTCAGGGGTATTACGGGTGAGGATTTCAGTTTGCACGCGACGGATAAGGTCATCCTCAACGCAGCCTCCGGAAACAGAACCGGCAACTTGTCCGTCAGCCCGAATCGCAAGCCATGAACCTACTGGACGTGGTGCTGAGCCCCACGTCTGGACAACGGTCGCAATAGCAACGGATTGACCTGATTGGAGCCATTCAACGGCGGATTTGAGGACACTTAAATCGGTGCTGTTCATGCGTTTTCTTCTTTTACGTGCTTTTGTGAATACTTTTATTAATAACTATTTATTATCACTCTAATGACTATTTCTAGCGCATCTACCAAAAGCTCCAATT includes the following:
- a CDS encoding XdhC family protein, which gives rise to MNSTDLSVLKSAVEWLQSGQSVAIATVVQTWGSAPRPVGSWLAIRADGQVAGSVSGGCVEDDLIRRVQTEILTRNTPEMVVYGVTQQEAARFGLPCGGTLRLLVEPRPELAVLEKLLANISSHQITRRSVNLLTGKSTLSPGDRSDEFSCTDEAMQTTYGPRWRMVIIGAGQLSLYTADFALASDFEVIVIDPREEYAEGLNRSDITFSKGMPDDVLLEIGVDSHTAVVALTHDPKLDDMALMEALKSPAFYVGALGSRKNTQKRKERLLEFDVSQEQVEKLHGPVGLYIGALTPPEIAVSILAEVIAVKYGVSIPKKK